The following proteins come from a genomic window of Mariniflexile sp. TRM1-10:
- a CDS encoding chloride channel protein has protein sequence MKLKRRRKLVTYLNILDQPVRFNPFVFSRTFLLWAFLGLVGGIIAGFYWIVLEFLTHQLAFFSGWHVIPVMATCGLLAGLIIHFIGDPGEIHLIVNNIRFNKGKLDPKNNPSMVLSSLLCVASGGSLGPEAPLVQVTGSTGTWIGKLFRLKGEELRSLSIAGMASGFTALFGAPLGGSLFSLEILHHKHAVEYYKAIIPAFVASCFSYLVFALIIHLGLGPIWDLSAYEYSGIFDFGYAVLFAIIGAVFGWAFIFCTKFFKSIFEKRPIPIYVKTLIGGVLLGVIAFYFPLTRYFGHHEINELLSGNFSLTLLFTILIFKIIAISITVTSGWRGGFIIPLFFVGATLGLIIYQLFPTINLTLAIVSCMAAINACVTRTPMSTTILLATLTGFGHFIPILFASLTGYFLAPRIPFIGSQLEKE, from the coding sequence GTGAAATTAAAACGAAGAAGAAAATTAGTAACGTACTTAAATATTTTAGACCAACCTGTCCGATTCAACCCTTTTGTTTTCAGTCGGACTTTTTTATTGTGGGCTTTTCTCGGATTGGTAGGTGGAATAATAGCGGGATTTTATTGGATTGTGCTTGAATTTCTAACGCACCAATTGGCTTTTTTTAGTGGTTGGCATGTAATTCCCGTAATGGCAACCTGCGGCCTTTTAGCAGGTTTGATCATTCACTTTATTGGAGACCCGGGAGAAATACATTTGATCGTAAACAATATCCGTTTTAATAAGGGAAAACTAGACCCCAAAAACAATCCTTCCATGGTACTATCCTCGTTGTTGTGCGTAGCATCAGGTGGAAGTCTCGGACCAGAAGCGCCATTAGTACAAGTAACAGGCTCGACAGGTACTTGGATAGGAAAGTTGTTCCGACTTAAAGGGGAGGAATTAAGGTCATTGAGTATTGCAGGAATGGCATCAGGCTTTACAGCCTTATTTGGAGCGCCATTGGGCGGTAGCTTGTTTTCGTTGGAAATACTTCATCATAAACACGCCGTGGAGTATTACAAAGCCATTATTCCTGCATTTGTGGCAAGTTGTTTTAGCTATTTGGTATTTGCCTTGATCATTCATTTGGGTCTTGGACCAATATGGGATTTATCTGCGTATGAATATTCAGGAATTTTTGATTTTGGTTATGCCGTGCTGTTCGCAATAATTGGAGCTGTTTTTGGATGGGCTTTTATTTTTTGCACCAAATTTTTCAAATCAATTTTCGAGAAAAGACCGATACCTATTTATGTCAAAACACTCATTGGGGGAGTTCTACTAGGTGTCATAGCATTTTACTTCCCATTAACCCGATACTTCGGACATCACGAGATTAACGAACTATTATCAGGGAATTTTTCTTTGACTTTGTTGTTTACAATTTTGATTTTTAAAATCATAGCCATTTCAATAACCGTGACATCCGGTTGGAGAGGAGGGTTCATTATCCCCTTGTTTTTCGTAGGAGCAACATTGGGACTGATAATTTATCAATTGTTCCCAACAATAAATCTGACGTTAGCAATTGTTAGCTGTATGGCAGCAATTAATGCTTGTGTTACTCGAACGCCAATGAGTACGACCATTTTATTGGCAACTTTAACGGGTTTCGGACATTTCATTCCAATCCTTTTTGCGAGTTTAACAGGCTATTTTTTAGCTCCAAGAATACCTTTTATAGGTTCGCAACTGGAGAAAGAATGA
- a CDS encoding potassium/proton antiporter, producing the protein MNLTIENILLVGSLLLFVSIIVGKTSYKFGVPTLLLFLTIGMLAGSDGIGGINFDNPQIAQFIGIVSLNFILFSGGLDTNWTSVKPILREGLVLSTLGVLLTALSLGTFVWFVTDFTIYESMLLGSIVSSTDAAAVFSILRSKNLALKTNLRPTLELESGSNDPMAYVLTIAFLTLVINQDQSIASIIPLFFQQMILGGIVGFAFGKLSKFIINKIKLDFEGLYPVLVIALMFITFSATDFVGGNGFLAIYICAVYLGNQDLIHKKTILKMYDGLAWLMQIVLFLTLGLLVFPSQIIPYFGIGMIISLFLIIVARPVSVFLSLMFFKMRLKRRFYISWVGLRGAVPIVFATYPLLAGIDKANMIFNIVFFISVTSVLIQGTTLSIVAKWLNVALPEKAKKITEIDKLILELPKSSLQEFEVLPNFHAVNKRIVDLNFPKSAFIVMIKRNGEYIRPGGSTELEAKDILMVLADSQDDFTKVNDCIYSSNNK; encoded by the coding sequence ATGAACTTAACAATTGAAAATATATTATTAGTTGGCTCTCTATTACTTTTTGTAAGTATTATTGTAGGTAAGACATCCTATAAATTTGGTGTTCCAACATTATTGCTCTTTTTAACGATTGGAATGTTGGCAGGCTCTGACGGCATTGGCGGTATCAATTTCGACAATCCGCAAATTGCCCAATTCATTGGTATTGTTTCGCTTAACTTCATTTTGTTTTCAGGGGGTCTTGACACCAATTGGACTTCTGTAAAACCTATTCTAAGGGAAGGACTTGTTTTATCCACTTTAGGCGTTTTACTAACGGCCCTTTCACTTGGGACATTTGTTTGGTTCGTTACTGATTTTACAATTTATGAAAGTATGCTGTTGGGCTCTATTGTTTCATCAACAGACGCAGCTGCCGTATTTTCAATCTTACGTTCAAAAAATCTTGCCTTAAAGACAAATCTACGCCCGACATTGGAATTAGAAAGCGGTAGTAACGACCCAATGGCGTATGTATTGACTATTGCATTTTTGACTTTGGTAATCAATCAGGACCAAAGCATTGCATCCATCATTCCCCTGTTTTTCCAACAAATGATTTTGGGTGGAATTGTAGGTTTTGCCTTTGGGAAACTTAGTAAATTTATAATCAATAAAATCAAGCTTGACTTTGAAGGGCTTTATCCTGTATTGGTCATAGCTCTGATGTTTATTACATTCTCGGCAACCGATTTTGTGGGCGGTAACGGATTTCTCGCTATTTACATTTGTGCGGTTTACTTAGGCAATCAAGACCTGATACACAAGAAAACCATCTTGAAAATGTATGACGGTTTGGCTTGGCTAATGCAGATTGTGCTTTTCCTTACCTTAGGTTTACTTGTTTTCCCTTCTCAAATAATTCCATATTTCGGCATAGGGATGATCATCTCATTATTTCTGATAATCGTTGCTCGACCTGTGAGCGTTTTTCTCAGTTTGATGTTTTTTAAAATGAGACTTAAAAGAAGATTTTATATTTCTTGGGTTGGTTTGCGTGGTGCTGTTCCAATTGTGTTTGCAACTTATCCTTTGTTGGCCGGAATCGACAAGGCCAATATGATTTTCAATATCGTGTTTTTCATATCTGTTACGTCGGTTTTAATTCAAGGAACAACTTTATCCATTGTTGCTAAATGGCTCAATGTTGCCTTGCCCGAAAAAGCAAAAAAGATTACTGAAATAGACAAACTCATTTTAGAGCTTCCTAAATCATCCTTGCAAGAATTTGAAGTTTTGCCCAATTTTCACGCAGTAAACAAAAGAATTGTTGATTTGAATTTCCCGAAATCAGCGTTTATTGTGATGATAAAAAGAAACGGGGAATATATTCGTCCGGGTGGTTCAACGGAGTTGGAAGCAAAGGATATTTTAATGGTTCTTGCAGACAGTCAGGACGATTTTACAAAAGTGAACGATTGTATATACAGCTCAAATAATAAATGA
- a CDS encoding helix-turn-helix domain-containing protein, translated as MEKIRNRNEKKALGYRIVELRKKIINPKTGKPISQEELGLRTGHAKKTIGELERGNSNPTYETLLLISKELNVTINEFFNFDMNKYEKLSKK; from the coding sequence ATGGAAAAAATTAGAAATAGAAATGAGAAGAAAGCTCTAGGATATAGAATCGTTGAACTTAGAAAAAAAATAATTAATCCTAAAACAGGAAAGCCTATTTCACAAGAGGAATTGGGACTAAGGACTGGTCATGCAAAAAAGACAATTGGAGAATTGGAAAGAGGAAATTCAAATCCAACATATGAAACTCTGTTGCTCATATCGAAAGAATTGAATGTAACAATAAATGAATTTTTCAATTTTGATATGAATAAATACGAAAAATTATCCAAAAAATAA
- a CDS encoding sigma-70 family RNA polymerase sigma factor — MKVWEDKTTFQDENHTTGYFYKAVRNKCLNHLKSKRHQLTERYADQNIKTYETEEFLMSEAVVVETTVIIENAIKELPDKAAQVIRLSIKDYTNDEIAKKLSISVNTVKDHKKVAYRKLRNLLGFLRQVLL; from the coding sequence ATTAAGGTATGGGAAGACAAGACTACTTTCCAAGATGAAAACCATACTACTGGATATTTTTATAAAGCCGTAAGGAATAAATGCCTCAACCACCTAAAAAGCAAACGTCACCAACTTACAGAGCGGTATGCGGACCAAAATATAAAAACCTATGAGACGGAAGAATTCCTTATGTCTGAGGCAGTAGTTGTGGAAACGACCGTTATCATAGAAAACGCCATCAAGGAACTACCAGACAAGGCGGCACAGGTTATTAGACTTAGCATCAAGGACTATACTAACGATGAGATTGCAAAGAAACTATCTATCTCTGTTAATACAGTCAAGGATCATAAAAAGGTGGCATACCGTAAATTAAGAAACCTCCTAGGTTTTTTAAGGCAAGTTTTATTATAG
- a CDS encoding cation:proton antiporter: MEGYDILGILLILISAWIGGFAMKRIGYPAILGELLVGILVGPALLGWIDSNSTIDVLAETGIIMLMAYIGMEINFKDLGKASKAGLLAALGGFLVPFILGYYAITITGGTQISGFFVGIAVGVTSLVTKSRILVDLNLLDTRIAYVLMVGALISDTLALIIFAGLSSFIDAGYVDTMGVVIVAVKALLFFGLTSVLGLYILPYVGKLFTKYNIKDKTLYFTLLLVIVFGFSELAEIAGLHSILGAFMAGLFVRDGIFEKQITKQVNSVFHNVSIGFMAPIFFVSTGFQVTLDVFKTDLNLLILILVIAFAGKILGAVLFYLPSGHGWREGLAVGAGMNGRGAVEIIIAGIGLQKGVITQEVFSILVFMAILTTLSVPIMLTWTTNWLQKSGKLVRQKTREGFLIMGANSLALLMSKYLKDSNKVTLIDSNKDLVASAKANGFNCIHGNALESNTLEEVGAKNFKTFLGLTSNSEINLLVAQLAHDAFYIPEKHIVLTPGEGRAGISLLKSISTSTLFASKINIDNWIKKIQNNEHKELFEKVEQKMPTREWLKSKLSENVKILPILVIDKNENKRPFHYNDTIDIGETVLYIV; the protein is encoded by the coding sequence ATGGAAGGTTATGACATTTTAGGTATCCTACTTATTTTAATATCTGCTTGGATAGGAGGATTTGCCATGAAAAGAATTGGTTATCCAGCTATTTTAGGCGAGCTGCTTGTTGGTATTCTTGTAGGACCCGCTCTATTGGGGTGGATCGATAGTAATTCAACTATAGATGTATTAGCAGAAACAGGCATCATTATGCTCATGGCCTACATTGGGATGGAAATTAACTTTAAGGATCTTGGTAAGGCATCTAAAGCGGGCTTACTGGCAGCTTTGGGAGGGTTCTTAGTCCCATTTATTTTGGGTTATTATGCCATTACAATAACTGGTGGCACACAAATATCAGGATTTTTTGTTGGTATTGCCGTAGGCGTTACTTCTTTAGTTACTAAAAGCAGGATACTCGTTGATCTCAACTTATTGGATACACGTATTGCTTATGTACTAATGGTAGGTGCACTTATATCTGACACGCTTGCCCTTATTATTTTTGCGGGCCTTAGTAGCTTTATTGATGCTGGTTATGTAGACACTATGGGCGTTGTTATTGTAGCCGTAAAAGCGCTATTGTTCTTTGGTCTTACTTCAGTCTTGGGTCTATATATACTCCCCTATGTTGGTAAACTATTTACCAAATATAATATAAAAGATAAAACACTGTATTTTACCCTCTTGCTTGTTATTGTTTTTGGTTTTTCTGAATTAGCCGAAATCGCTGGTTTGCATAGTATTCTAGGGGCTTTTATGGCCGGTTTGTTTGTTCGGGATGGTATTTTTGAAAAACAAATCACCAAGCAGGTTAATAGTGTGTTCCATAATGTTTCTATTGGGTTTATGGCTCCTATCTTCTTTGTTTCCACAGGATTTCAAGTAACTTTAGACGTTTTTAAAACAGACCTAAACCTCCTTATTTTAATCTTGGTAATTGCCTTTGCCGGTAAAATTCTGGGTGCTGTCTTATTTTATTTGCCAAGTGGGCACGGTTGGAGAGAGGGTCTCGCTGTTGGCGCTGGTATGAATGGCCGTGGCGCCGTAGAAATTATCATTGCCGGTATTGGTCTACAAAAAGGTGTTATTACCCAAGAAGTGTTTTCAATTTTAGTGTTCATGGCTATACTAACAACGCTTTCTGTTCCAATCATGCTGACCTGGACTACAAATTGGCTTCAAAAGAGTGGAAAGCTTGTTCGACAAAAAACAAGAGAAGGTTTTCTCATTATGGGAGCAAACTCTCTGGCTCTGCTCATGTCAAAATATTTAAAAGACTCGAATAAAGTAACCCTTATTGATTCAAATAAAGATTTAGTAGCTTCGGCAAAAGCAAATGGTTTTAATTGTATCCATGGAAATGCTCTGGAGTCAAATACCTTGGAAGAAGTTGGAGCAAAGAATTTTAAAACCTTTTTAGGTCTAACCAGTAATAGCGAGATTAACCTTTTGGTCGCCCAACTAGCCCATGATGCTTTTTATATACCTGAAAAACATATAGTTTTAACCCCAGGGGAAGGACGAGCAGGTATTAGCCTTCTTAAATCAATTTCTACATCTACACTTTTTGCATCAAAAATAAATATAGATAACTGGATTAAAAAAATCCAAAACAATGAGCATAAAGAGCTATTTGAAAAAGTAGAGCAAAAAATGCCCACAAGGGAATGGCTAAAATCTAAATTAAGTGAAAATGTAAAGATTTTACCCATTTTAGTTATTGATAAAAATGAAAACAAACGTCCTTTTCATTACAATGATACTATAGATATAGGAGAAACTGTTCTTTATATTGTTTAA
- a CDS encoding SLC13 family permease, translating into MEIALVISLLIVTIILFATDKFSVDIVTIGLLVVLAFSGIITPQEAFEGFSSDFIIILASIFIISGALSETGLLDKVGSKMIKTIKSKTLFVGYTMFITGVLSAFMNNTTVTALVTGPVIGMCRKLNMSPSKVLIPVAFASILGGTCTLIGTSTNVAVSGYIAQEGMEPLHFFEILGIGIIFLVTGIMFILIFYNKLLPDHKEVGYNERYDIAQYLSEIVVSEKSKLIGQIAFHSDLAKQDVRILKIIRDKEDFLPNSRTRIEANDVLIVECSVENLIKIKESAELHVLADTIGDKEIMSKKILLAELLIMPGSNLINRTLKESRFRQNYDLVVLAVQRFKGAVSQKIGGLHLRVGDMLLVQGTQEDIDANRNSTDFSVVGDFRVNLFKEKKGLFAASIFLLAVLAGSLGWAPLSICFMAAALFTVISGAINVERVYQVINWKLLILIGGMTAFGTAMENSGASKFLAEVTISLLGDFGPMYVLGGFVVLAIILTQPMSNAAAALVILPVAMETALMLDANPRTFAIAIMLGASISLIAPFEPSCILVFGPGKYKFSDFLKVGLPLTFILFVLLMILVPLFWPLS; encoded by the coding sequence ATGGAAATAGCCCTTGTGATTAGTTTATTAATTGTCACCATTATTCTTTTTGCTACTGATAAATTTTCGGTTGATATTGTTACCATTGGGCTATTAGTGGTCTTAGCTTTTTCTGGAATCATTACGCCTCAAGAAGCTTTTGAAGGGTTTAGCAGTGATTTTATCATCATTTTAGCTTCCATTTTTATCATTTCAGGAGCACTTTCTGAAACGGGACTGTTAGATAAAGTAGGATCAAAAATGATAAAAACTATAAAAAGCAAAACGCTTTTTGTAGGGTATACCATGTTTATTACAGGAGTACTTTCAGCATTTATGAATAATACAACCGTTACGGCATTAGTAACCGGTCCTGTTATTGGGATGTGCCGGAAACTTAATATGAGCCCTTCAAAAGTATTGATTCCTGTAGCATTTGCTTCCATTCTTGGAGGCACTTGCACCCTTATTGGAACCTCAACCAATGTAGCTGTTAGTGGCTACATCGCCCAAGAGGGAATGGAACCACTTCATTTTTTTGAAATATTAGGAATAGGAATTATTTTTCTTGTCACTGGTATTATGTTTATTCTTATTTTTTATAACAAACTATTGCCAGATCATAAAGAAGTTGGATACAACGAACGGTATGACATTGCGCAGTATTTATCAGAAATTGTGGTTTCTGAAAAATCAAAATTAATTGGACAGATTGCTTTCCATTCCGATCTTGCCAAACAAGATGTACGCATTTTAAAAATTATTCGTGATAAGGAAGATTTTCTTCCAAATTCTAGAACACGCATTGAAGCCAATGACGTTCTTATTGTAGAATGTAGTGTTGAGAATCTTATCAAAATCAAGGAGTCAGCAGAGCTTCATGTTTTGGCCGATACTATAGGCGATAAAGAAATCATGAGTAAAAAAATTCTTCTTGCAGAGCTATTGATTATGCCAGGTTCTAACTTAATCAACCGGACATTAAAAGAATCCCGTTTTCGTCAAAATTATGATTTGGTCGTGTTGGCCGTACAACGTTTTAAAGGTGCAGTATCCCAAAAGATTGGCGGACTTCATCTTAGAGTTGGAGATATGCTCTTAGTACAAGGCACACAAGAAGATATTGATGCTAATAGAAACTCAACAGATTTTTCTGTTGTGGGTGACTTTAGAGTGAATCTATTTAAAGAAAAGAAAGGCCTATTTGCTGCTTCCATTTTTTTATTGGCAGTATTGGCGGGAAGCCTCGGTTGGGCGCCATTGTCCATTTGTTTTATGGCAGCAGCCTTGTTTACCGTGATTTCTGGTGCCATAAACGTTGAGCGTGTATATCAAGTCATCAATTGGAAACTTCTCATTCTTATAGGAGGAATGACGGCATTTGGCACTGCCATGGAAAACTCTGGAGCTTCAAAATTTTTAGCCGAAGTCACTATAAGTTTGTTAGGTGATTTTGGACCGATGTATGTTCTTGGGGGCTTTGTCGTTTTAGCAATAATCCTTACACAACCCATGAGCAACGCAGCAGCAGCCTTGGTAATATTACCTGTTGCCATGGAAACTGCATTGATGTTAGATGCCAATCCTCGTACGTTTGCTATTGCCATCATGTTAGGTGCTTCCATTTCATTAATTGCGCCATTTGAGCCTTCATGTATTCTTGTGTTTGGACCTGGAAAATATAAGTTTAGTGACTTTCTTAAGGTAGGGTTGCCTCTTACATTTATTTTATTTGTACTTCTAATGATTTTAGTACCACTTTTTTGGCCATTGTCTTAA
- a CDS encoding cation:proton antiporter, whose product MTDFFKHLMHEFEFPLGNPVLVFSLILFIILLSPILLRKLNIPGIIGLIIAGVVVGPYGLNILEKNSAIDLFSTIGLLYIMFIAGLELDMNEFKSNRNKSLLFGFFTFIFPLSIGFPVCFYLLGYDFNASFLTASMFATHTLVAYPIVSKLGVSKNQAVAITVGGTILTDTAVLIILAVIMGNSQGNLNQEFWIRLGVSLAIFSAIMFLIIPRIAKWFFRKLESEKHSHYIFVLSVVFFAAFLAEVAGVEPIIGAFVAGLALNKLIPHSSALMNRIEFIGNSLFIPFFLISVGMLVDVSVILSGPMALIVAGTLSVVALFGKWIAAWFTQLVFKYTKAQRQLIFGLSSAHAAATLAVILVGYKAEILDENILNGTIILILITCIIASFATEKAAKKIVIETEEDTSSPASINGAQSEHLLLPIANVENIEKLLEFSIFIKDKKSINPVSILSVVSNNNEAEINILKARNKLEEYVKQASASETKVNVITTIDHNTASGIARISREIMADIIVLGWPRRSGLLNKFLGEKVDSILNNTDKTIFVCYLEKPLVLHKRIVIAASPLSEHENGFELWVIKMARLAQELSVPIQLYSNEATKSAVEKLFKRAKLSASITIHLFVDWDDILVLAKNIHQDDLFVLTSARKGATSYIGALENLPSKLEKYFPSNSRLVIYPQQFSHDYTSERYYDISSKPLSKGIETIQKIGKGIENIFKKDDL is encoded by the coding sequence ATGACGGATTTTTTTAAACACTTAATGCACGAATTTGAATTCCCACTTGGAAATCCAGTATTGGTTTTTTCATTGATTCTATTCATCATTTTGTTGTCTCCAATTCTGTTGAGAAAATTAAACATACCGGGAATTATTGGATTAATTATAGCTGGAGTTGTTGTTGGTCCATATGGTTTAAATATCCTTGAGAAAAACTCTGCTATAGACCTTTTTTCAACGATTGGTCTACTTTACATCATGTTTATAGCAGGGCTTGAATTAGATATGAACGAGTTTAAATCAAATAGAAATAAAAGTCTTTTATTTGGATTTTTTACGTTCATTTTTCCATTAAGTATTGGCTTTCCTGTTTGCTTTTACCTTCTAGGATACGATTTTAATGCCAGTTTTCTTACTGCTAGTATGTTTGCCACACATACGCTTGTAGCCTATCCAATTGTGAGTAAGTTAGGGGTTTCAAAAAATCAAGCCGTCGCTATAACCGTTGGAGGCACTATTTTAACCGATACAGCGGTGCTTATTATTTTGGCTGTTATTATGGGAAATAGCCAAGGAAATTTGAATCAAGAATTTTGGATTCGTTTGGGGGTTTCGCTAGCTATATTCTCAGCTATTATGTTTTTAATAATACCTAGAATTGCCAAATGGTTTTTTCGAAAACTAGAGAGCGAGAAACATTCACATTATATTTTTGTACTCTCAGTTGTGTTTTTTGCGGCATTTTTAGCTGAAGTGGCAGGTGTTGAGCCCATCATTGGGGCTTTTGTTGCAGGACTAGCTTTGAACAAGCTGATACCACACTCATCGGCTTTAATGAACAGGATAGAATTTATTGGTAATTCATTATTTATCCCTTTTTTCCTAATAAGTGTAGGTATGTTGGTAGACGTAAGTGTCATTCTTAGTGGTCCTATGGCTCTTATTGTGGCAGGAACTCTTTCTGTTGTGGCGTTATTTGGAAAATGGATTGCAGCATGGTTTACTCAACTTGTTTTTAAATATACTAAGGCACAGAGACAACTTATTTTTGGTCTTAGTAGTGCCCATGCTGCTGCAACACTAGCTGTTATTTTAGTTGGTTACAAAGCAGAAATTCTGGACGAAAATATCTTGAACGGAACTATCATACTTATTCTAATTACCTGTATTATTGCTTCTTTTGCTACGGAGAAGGCTGCTAAAAAAATTGTTATTGAAACCGAAGAAGATACAAGTAGCCCTGCAAGCATAAATGGAGCTCAAAGTGAACACCTTCTGTTACCCATAGCAAATGTAGAGAACATTGAAAAGTTACTTGAATTTTCAATCTTTATTAAAGACAAGAAATCAATCAATCCCGTATCTATTCTTTCAGTGGTTTCTAACAACAACGAAGCGGAGATTAACATACTGAAAGCAAGAAATAAGTTGGAAGAATATGTAAAACAAGCCTCTGCATCAGAAACAAAAGTAAATGTAATAACTACAATAGATCACAACACAGCAAGCGGAATAGCCCGTATTTCAAGAGAAATAATGGCGGATATTATTGTTCTAGGATGGCCAAGACGCTCTGGATTACTAAATAAATTTTTGGGTGAAAAAGTTGATAGTATTTTAAACAATACTGATAAAACAATTTTTGTATGCTATCTTGAGAAGCCTTTAGTATTGCACAAAAGAATTGTTATTGCAGCTTCGCCTTTATCTGAGCATGAAAACGGTTTTGAGCTTTGGGTTATTAAAATGGCAAGACTCGCTCAGGAGCTTAGTGTTCCTATACAGTTATATAGCAATGAGGCTACAAAAAGCGCAGTTGAAAAACTTTTTAAAAGGGCAAAATTGTCAGCATCTATTACGATTCACTTATTTGTTGATTGGGATGATATACTTGTTTTAGCAAAAAACATACATCAAGACGATTTATTTGTGTTAACTTCTGCTCGTAAAGGTGCTACATCTTACATTGGGGCATTAGAAAATCTTCCTTCAAAACTTGAAAAGTATTTTCCATCAAATAGCCGTCTTGTAATTTATCCACAACAATTCAGTCATGATTATACGAGTGAAAGATATTATGATATTTCCTCAAAACCTTTGAGCAAAGGGATTGAAACCATACAGAAAATAGGCAAGGGTATTGAAAACATTTTTAAGAAAGACGATTTATAG